A region from the Arthrobacter gengyunqii genome encodes:
- a CDS encoding helix-turn-helix domain-containing protein, producing the protein MDLDDLLGIKTDDPVQRLARELLREDDDLLADLVQIRRETMTQQEVADRLQISRPSVAAFERYDSDPRLSAIRRYALAIRAHVRHTVYKPEDRQDVVFEMVERTRPGADERSRHDAATPNMGAFHRTVRAQFGRPSFVALR; encoded by the coding sequence ATGGATCTCGATGATCTTCTCGGGATTAAGACGGATGACCCTGTCCAGCGGCTTGCACGAGAACTCCTACGGGAGGATGACGATCTGCTGGCCGATCTGGTACAGATCCGTCGCGAGACAATGACACAACAAGAAGTAGCAGATCGGTTGCAGATCAGCAGGCCGAGTGTGGCCGCTTTCGAACGGTACGATTCCGACCCTAGACTCTCAGCGATACGCCGGTATGCCCTCGCCATCCGAGCCCATGTCCGACACACCGTCTACAAGCCGGAGGATCGGCAGGACGTTGTATTTGAGATGGTCGAGCGGACGCGGCCCGGAGCCGATGAAAGATCTCGTCACGATGCTGCTACCCCAAATATGGGCGCCTTCCACCGCACGGTTCGTGCTCAGTTTGGCCGACCCTCCTTTGTGGCGCTTCGATGA
- a CDS encoding DUF3800 domain-containing protein, with amino-acid sequence MADIYLYADETGNLDYAGQGKNGASTYFGFGTAVFTGNHGDALFGGMNLRAQLSADGLHLPEGFHAVNDKIATKNRVFQLIREQAPRFDSTFLYKAGAYSSVRSKGEMYLYKMAWFLHFKEIAKQVSTPDDTLYVIAGTFGTAARQTAAKVALEDVCNQIDRNIVLCVWKSSSSWGLQVADYGLWAIQRELENKTCTWLSPCVQPTLSTQFHPWGRAPRAVE; translated from the coding sequence GTGGCTGATATTTATCTCTACGCCGATGAAACGGGCAACCTTGACTACGCAGGTCAAGGCAAGAACGGCGCCTCAACTTATTTCGGCTTCGGTACGGCGGTTTTTACGGGGAACCATGGGGACGCACTTTTTGGCGGGATGAACCTGCGGGCGCAGCTTTCCGCTGATGGCTTGCATCTGCCAGAGGGGTTTCACGCGGTGAACGACAAAATCGCTACGAAAAACCGCGTCTTCCAGCTCATACGGGAGCAGGCTCCTCGCTTCGACAGCACCTTTCTGTACAAAGCAGGGGCTTACTCGAGCGTCCGAAGCAAGGGCGAAATGTATCTGTACAAGATGGCTTGGTTCCTGCATTTCAAAGAGATAGCCAAGCAAGTTTCAACACCCGACGATACGCTCTACGTCATCGCAGGGACATTTGGAACCGCAGCCCGCCAGACAGCTGCCAAAGTGGCACTGGAGGATGTGTGCAACCAAATAGACCGCAACATCGTCCTTTGCGTGTGGAAGTCGTCGTCATCTTGGGGACTGCAGGTCGCAGACTATGGCCTTTGGGCCATTCAGAGGGAGTTGGAGAACAAGACCTGCACGTGGCTTAGCCCCTGCGTACAGCCGACTTTGTCTACTCAGTTCCACCCGTGGGGGAGGGCACCACGGGCAGTTGAGTGA
- a CDS encoding histidine phosphatase family protein yields MRLILVRHGQTPSNEHHFLDTDVPGPGLTELGLAQAAALPEILGHEPIDGIFASNLVRTQLTAAPLAAALGLPVSIRDGLREISAGSLEMRNDRDAIIAYLKTVYRWVKGDLGVHMPGGPDGHETFARFDSVIDELHAAGLKNPVVVSHGAMIRAWCTARAKNLEPDFIVENALSNTGVAVMESADADADAPGHGTQGSWNLLTWMGGAVGGRALRDYGEDGPSGEDVKL; encoded by the coding sequence ATGCGACTCATTCTTGTCCGCCACGGCCAGACTCCCTCCAACGAGCACCATTTCCTCGACACTGATGTCCCTGGCCCGGGGTTGACGGAGCTGGGCCTTGCCCAGGCAGCAGCGTTGCCGGAAATCCTGGGCCATGAGCCCATCGACGGCATCTTTGCCTCCAACCTGGTCCGCACCCAGTTAACCGCCGCGCCCCTGGCGGCCGCACTGGGTCTTCCGGTCAGCATTCGCGACGGGCTGCGCGAAATCTCAGCGGGCAGTCTGGAAATGCGCAATGACCGCGACGCCATCATTGCCTACCTCAAAACTGTTTACCGCTGGGTCAAGGGGGACTTGGGCGTGCACATGCCGGGTGGGCCGGACGGCCACGAAACGTTTGCGCGGTTTGATTCCGTGATCGACGAATTGCACGCAGCAGGGCTGAAAAACCCTGTGGTGGTCAGCCACGGCGCCATGATCCGCGCGTGGTGCACGGCCCGGGCCAAAAACTTGGAGCCTGACTTCATCGTGGAGAACGCGCTGAGCAATACCGGGGTTGCGGTAATGGAATCGGCCGATGCCGATGCCGATGCCCCCGGTCACGGCACGCAAGGTTCGTGGAACCTGCTCACCTGGATGGGCGGGGCGGTGGGCGGCCGCGCACTGCGCGACTACGGCGAGGACGGTCCCTCCGGGGAGGACGTCAAGCTCTAG
- the htpX gene encoding zinc metalloprotease HtpX, which yields MHQHFNGLKTAALFGVLFAVLLGIGALLSSGTGSSSFIWIFLFIGLATTAYSYWNSDKLAIRAMRAVPVTEQQAPAMYRIVRELSARAGQPMPKLYISPTMAPNAFATGRNPQHAAVCCTEGILTLLDERELRGVLGHELMHVYNRDILTSSVAAAIAGVITSLGQFLLFFGGGDRRNANPLAMIAMAILAPFAASLIQMAIGRTREYDADEDGAKLTDDPLALASALRKLESGTQRAPLPNNDQRLVNTSHLMIANPFRNGVRGLLATHPPMADRIRRLENMAGRPLGS from the coding sequence GTGCATCAACACTTCAACGGACTGAAGACCGCCGCGTTGTTCGGTGTGCTCTTCGCCGTGCTGCTGGGCATTGGCGCCCTGCTTTCCAGCGGAACCGGCAGCTCCTCGTTCATCTGGATCTTCCTGTTCATCGGGCTGGCCACCACCGCGTACAGCTACTGGAACAGCGACAAGCTGGCTATCCGCGCCATGCGGGCGGTGCCGGTCACCGAACAGCAGGCTCCGGCTATGTACCGCATCGTGCGGGAGCTCTCGGCCCGCGCCGGACAGCCGATGCCCAAGCTCTACATTTCACCCACCATGGCACCCAACGCGTTTGCCACCGGCCGCAACCCGCAGCATGCGGCTGTCTGCTGCACCGAGGGCATTTTGACGCTGCTCGACGAGCGCGAACTCCGCGGCGTCCTGGGCCACGAGCTCATGCACGTCTACAACCGGGACATCCTGACATCCTCGGTGGCGGCCGCCATCGCCGGCGTCATCACCTCTCTGGGGCAGTTCCTGCTGTTCTTCGGCGGCGGTGACCGCCGCAACGCCAACCCGCTGGCCATGATCGCGATGGCTATTCTGGCCCCGTTCGCCGCGTCGCTGATCCAGATGGCGATTGGCCGGACGAGGGAATACGACGCCGACGAAGACGGCGCCAAGCTCACCGACGATCCGCTGGCGCTCGCCTCCGCCCTGCGCAAGCTCGAAAGCGGAACCCAGCGTGCACCGCTGCCGAACAACGACCAGCGGCTGGTGAACACCTCGCATCTGATGATCGCCAACCCCTTCCGGAACGGCGTCCGCGGGCTGCTGGCCACCCACCCGCCCATGGCCGACCGCATCCGCCGGCTGGAAAACATGGCCGGACGTCCGCTCGGATCCTGA
- a CDS encoding MFS transporter, protein MPKLLADLTPLRESPDFRRLWTGTALSAVGTQLTLVAVSLEVYSLTESSFYVGLLGLVGLVPLVLAGLYGGSVVDAYDRRKVALFSSVLLWLSTIGIAAQAWAGLGNIWLLYALVAVNAGAGGLNHPARSAIIPRLVRPELLPAANALSMITFGLAMTIGPLLAGVLVARVGYGWTYTIDVVTFTAAMWAVYRLDPMPPIGEVQKAGLKSVLEGFRFLATRPNIRMTFLVDLAAMVMAQPRALLPAIGAVLLGGGATTVGVLLAATAVGAFLAGLFSGPLGAVRRQGLAVLWSVVAWGLSVSAFGVVVVMAGRNDGAEPTVWLIPAAVAMACAGIADSVSGVFRSTILQSATPDAMRGRLQGVFVVVVAGGPRLGDLVAGVDASFLGEGWAAVIGGLVCVVLVGVLARSQPRFARYDARHPEP, encoded by the coding sequence GTGCCAAAACTCCTCGCCGACCTGACCCCGCTGCGTGAAAGTCCGGATTTCCGCCGGCTCTGGACCGGCACGGCGCTTTCCGCCGTCGGCACCCAGCTGACGCTGGTCGCCGTCAGCCTGGAGGTCTACTCCCTGACGGAGTCGAGTTTCTACGTGGGTCTGCTCGGGTTGGTGGGTCTGGTTCCGCTGGTGCTGGCCGGTCTCTACGGAGGTTCCGTGGTGGACGCGTACGACCGCCGGAAAGTAGCCCTTTTCTCCTCCGTCCTGCTGTGGCTGTCCACTATCGGCATTGCCGCCCAAGCCTGGGCGGGACTGGGCAACATTTGGCTGCTGTACGCCCTGGTGGCGGTCAATGCGGGGGCCGGCGGCTTGAACCATCCGGCACGCAGCGCCATCATTCCGCGGCTTGTGCGGCCCGAACTGCTGCCGGCCGCCAACGCCCTGAGCATGATCACCTTCGGCCTGGCCATGACCATCGGCCCCTTGTTGGCCGGTGTCCTGGTTGCCCGGGTGGGCTACGGCTGGACCTACACCATCGACGTCGTTACCTTCACCGCGGCGATGTGGGCGGTGTACCGGCTGGATCCGATGCCGCCCATCGGCGAGGTGCAAAAGGCCGGGCTGAAATCGGTGCTGGAGGGCTTCCGTTTCCTGGCCACCCGGCCCAACATCCGCATGACCTTCCTGGTGGACCTTGCCGCCATGGTCATGGCCCAGCCACGGGCGCTGCTGCCCGCCATCGGAGCCGTGCTGCTGGGCGGGGGAGCCACAACGGTGGGGGTGCTGCTGGCGGCCACCGCCGTGGGTGCTTTCCTTGCCGGACTCTTTTCCGGGCCGCTCGGCGCGGTGCGCAGGCAGGGGCTGGCGGTGCTTTGGTCCGTGGTGGCGTGGGGTCTGTCCGTGTCCGCGTTCGGTGTGGTGGTGGTGATGGCCGGACGGAACGACGGCGCCGAGCCCACCGTGTGGCTCATCCCGGCCGCCGTCGCCATGGCCTGCGCGGGCATTGCCGACTCAGTCAGCGGAGTCTTCCGCTCCACCATCCTGCAGTCCGCGACGCCGGACGCCATGCGCGGGCGGCTGCAGGGCGTGTTCGTGGTGGTGGTGGCCGGAGGGCCGCGCCTGGGTGACCTGGTGGCCGGCGTCGATGCCTCCTTCCTGGGTGAAGGATGGGCCGCGGTTATCGGCGGTCTGGTCTGCGTGGTCCTGGTGGGAGTGCTGGCCCGGAGCCAGCCGCGTTTCGCCCGGTATGACGCCCGGCACCCCGAGCCGTAA
- a CDS encoding MBL fold metallo-hydrolase → MFTWNVAEGIHRIEHAYVNTYLVEDDGGLAIIDAGLPGMWPELSRAVRDLGYGPGSVTALVLTHAHFDHVGSAARIRREFRTPILVHDDDRYIAAHPYRYEHENNRFLYPVRYPASIPYLGAMTLAGALNVRGVTDVHSLSEGTGAGLPGTPRIIHTPGHTAGHVALHYPDRDVLICGDSLVTLNPYTGTKGPQIVSGAATANSPEALESLELLAATGAGTLLTGHGEPWTGGAGAAVEQALARGAS, encoded by the coding sequence GTGTTTACTTGGAACGTCGCAGAGGGAATCCACCGCATCGAACATGCCTACGTCAACACTTACCTGGTGGAGGATGACGGCGGGTTGGCCATCATCGACGCCGGCCTGCCCGGCATGTGGCCGGAGCTGTCCCGCGCCGTCCGCGATCTGGGTTACGGCCCCGGGTCCGTAACCGCGCTGGTGCTGACCCACGCGCATTTCGACCATGTGGGCTCCGCCGCCCGGATACGGCGGGAGTTCCGGACACCCATCCTGGTGCACGACGACGACCGCTACATTGCCGCCCATCCCTACCGGTACGAGCATGAGAACAACCGGTTCCTCTATCCCGTCCGCTACCCTGCTTCGATTCCCTACCTGGGTGCGATGACGCTGGCCGGAGCGCTGAACGTCCGGGGCGTCACCGATGTGCACAGCCTCAGCGAAGGCACGGGCGCCGGCCTGCCAGGAACACCGCGCATCATTCACACGCCCGGGCACACGGCCGGACACGTGGCCCTGCACTATCCGGACCGGGACGTGCTGATCTGCGGGGATTCACTGGTCACGCTCAACCCGTATACCGGGACCAAGGGACCGCAGATCGTTTCCGGAGCGGCCACTGCCAACAGCCCGGAGGCGCTGGAGTCCCTGGAACTGCTGGCCGCGACCGGAGCCGGCACGCTGCTGACCGGCCACGGAGAGCCCTGGACCGGCGGGGCCGGAGCCGCCGTCGAGCAGGCGCTGGCGCGCGGGGCGTCCTAA
- a CDS encoding esterase/lipase family protein codes for MPQRMRRWATLARAWAADYAYVGFWQVNGFLFRKDPSEYLVPEAGAAGRPVVLIPGVYENWQFLRPLAEALSSWGHPVHTVAPLGFNRGRIDRMAELVQQYLVDEDLGDVIVVAHSKGGLIGKQLMLLPEGGRRVDHMVAVNTPFSGSVYASFFLVPSIRAFSPRDKLLLKLQGSSDVNARITSVYSRFDPHIPGGSSVPGARNIQLETMGHFRPIGDPRLLAVLKQEVEREP; via the coding sequence ATGCCGCAGCGGATGCGCCGCTGGGCGACGCTGGCCAGGGCCTGGGCAGCCGACTACGCCTATGTGGGGTTTTGGCAGGTGAACGGGTTCCTGTTCCGCAAGGATCCGTCCGAGTACCTGGTACCGGAGGCCGGTGCGGCGGGACGCCCGGTGGTCCTGATTCCCGGGGTGTACGAGAACTGGCAGTTCCTGCGCCCGCTGGCGGAGGCACTGTCTTCCTGGGGACATCCGGTTCACACCGTGGCGCCGCTGGGCTTCAACCGGGGCCGGATCGACCGCATGGCGGAACTGGTCCAGCAGTATCTCGTGGACGAGGACCTTGGCGATGTCATTGTTGTGGCCCACAGCAAAGGCGGGCTCATCGGAAAGCAGCTGATGCTGCTGCCGGAAGGCGGCCGGCGGGTGGACCACATGGTCGCCGTCAACACACCCTTTTCGGGCTCCGTCTACGCGAGCTTTTTCTTGGTTCCGTCCATCCGGGCCTTTTCGCCGCGCGACAAGCTGCTGCTCAAGCTCCAGGGCAGCAGCGACGTCAACGCGCGCATCACCTCGGTGTACAGCCGCTTTGACCCCCACATCCCCGGCGGCAGTTCCGTGCCCGGGGCGCGGAATATCCAGCTGGAAACGATGGGGCACTTTCGGCCCATCGGCGATCCCCGGCTGCTGGCAGTGCTGAAACAGGAAGTCGAGCGCGAACCTTAG
- a CDS encoding alpha/beta fold hydrolase, whose protein sequence is MTGTKAQPTHKRVRVGEYDVDIRTYGSGAGHIVLVHGLGASGRYFSRLVDELAKDSTVHTLEMPGFGSASTPHHGLDMAGFAKISCDALRAAGIGPAQWVGHSMGCQVVTEMALCAPDLVTSVVLMGPTTNSGERHAVLQGLRLAQDCLREPPVINWILLTDYLRAGPRWYLRTMPKMVRHRLEERIGRVQAPVTLVRGAKDPIVPARWLRELAAARPGAVAVELPGQPHVCMYTEPAQTAALLRSAAHGQ, encoded by the coding sequence TTGACAGGCACCAAGGCACAGCCAACCCATAAGCGCGTGCGGGTGGGAGAGTACGACGTCGACATCCGCACCTACGGGTCCGGGGCCGGCCACATTGTGCTGGTGCACGGGCTGGGAGCCTCCGGGCGCTATTTTTCCCGGCTGGTGGACGAACTGGCGAAGGATTCCACGGTACATACGCTGGAAATGCCGGGTTTCGGCTCCGCATCCACACCGCACCACGGCCTGGATATGGCCGGCTTTGCCAAGATCAGCTGCGATGCCCTGCGGGCCGCCGGGATCGGTCCCGCTCAGTGGGTTGGCCATTCCATGGGCTGCCAGGTGGTGACGGAAATGGCGCTGTGCGCGCCGGACCTGGTGACCTCCGTGGTGCTGATGGGGCCCACGACCAACAGCGGGGAACGCCATGCCGTGCTGCAGGGCCTGCGGTTGGCCCAGGACTGCCTGCGGGAACCTCCGGTGATCAACTGGATTCTGCTCACCGACTACCTGCGGGCCGGTCCCCGCTGGTATCTGCGCACCATGCCGAAGATGGTGCGGCACCGGCTCGAGGAGCGCATCGGCAGGGTCCAGGCTCCGGTGACCCTCGTCCGCGGCGCCAAGGACCCCATTGTTCCCGCCCGCTGGCTGCGCGAACTGGCCGCCGCGCGCCCCGGTGCGGTTGCCGTGGAGCTGCCCGGGCAGCCGCATGTGTGCATGTACACCGAGCCGGCGCAGACCGCAGCGTTGTTGCGAAGCGCGGCACACGGGCAGTGA
- a CDS encoding Fur family transcriptional regulator, translating to MTSTAATAETTARWSEALRTHGRRVTKQRLAVLTAVEHHPHAVADDVAAAVRGELPDISLQSVYVVLADLTETGLLRKIEPPHSPARYETRVDDNHHHAICTGCGRIEDVDCAVGHAPCLTPENTHGMTIQIADVLYRGLCADCADQAS from the coding sequence ATGACATCGACAGCAGCCACCGCAGAGACCACCGCACGGTGGTCCGAAGCGCTGCGCACCCACGGTCGTCGGGTCACTAAGCAGCGGCTGGCGGTCCTCACCGCCGTCGAACATCACCCTCATGCTGTGGCCGACGACGTCGCCGCCGCGGTACGCGGGGAGCTTCCGGACATCAGCCTGCAGTCGGTCTATGTGGTCCTGGCGGACCTGACCGAGACCGGGCTGCTGCGGAAGATCGAGCCGCCGCACTCCCCCGCCCGGTACGAGACCCGTGTGGATGACAACCATCACCACGCGATCTGCACCGGCTGCGGGCGGATCGAGGACGTGGACTGCGCGGTGGGGCACGCGCCTTGCCTGACGCCGGAGAACACCCACGGAATGACCATCCAAATTGCGGATGTGCTCTACCGGGGGCTCTGCGCAGACTGCGCTGACCAAGCTTCCTGA
- a CDS encoding catalase gives MSNFTTTQTGTPVGSDANSLSAGPNGAIALHDRYLVEKLAQFNRERIPERIVHAKGGGAFGEFVVTEDVSKYTRAAVFQPGTVTETVQRFSSVAGEQGSPDTWRDVRGFAMRFYTSEGNYDIVGNNTPVFFIRDGIKFPDFIHSQKRLPGSGLRDADMQWDFWTNSPESAHQVTYLMGDRGIPTSWREMPGFGSHTYQWINAAGERFWVKYHFTSNQGNHEINGAEAEKIAGADADFYRRDLYEAIAEGNFPSWDLHVQVMPYEDAKTYRFNPFDLTKVWPHADYPLIKVGTHTLNRNPENFFAQIEQVALSPANLVPGIDASPDKMLMARIFSYPDAQRYRIGANYNQLPVNAPKAPVNNYSQDGALRFSYNSPETPVYAPNTLGGPVADAARAGEGSWESDGSLVRAAATLHSEDSDFGQAGTLYREVFDDAAKERFLETITGAVSGVQRPHIREAAIQYWTNVDATLGEKLRLNLASGETTPIEKAEFVGVAE, from the coding sequence ATGTCCAATTTCACCACCACCCAGACCGGCACCCCGGTTGGCAGCGATGCCAACTCGCTGAGCGCCGGCCCCAACGGAGCCATCGCGCTGCACGACCGTTACCTGGTCGAGAAGCTGGCCCAGTTCAACCGCGAGCGCATCCCGGAGCGCATCGTGCACGCCAAGGGTGGCGGCGCATTCGGTGAGTTCGTTGTCACCGAAGATGTTTCCAAGTACACGCGTGCGGCTGTCTTCCAGCCGGGCACCGTGACGGAAACCGTCCAGCGCTTCTCCTCGGTGGCCGGCGAGCAGGGCTCCCCCGACACCTGGCGCGACGTCCGCGGCTTCGCGATGCGTTTCTACACCTCCGAGGGTAACTACGACATCGTGGGCAACAACACCCCGGTGTTCTTCATCCGCGACGGCATCAAGTTCCCCGACTTCATCCACTCGCAGAAGCGCCTGCCGGGTTCCGGCCTGCGTGACGCTGACATGCAGTGGGATTTCTGGACCAACTCCCCCGAGTCCGCACACCAGGTCACGTACCTGATGGGTGACCGCGGCATCCCGACGTCGTGGCGCGAAATGCCCGGCTTCGGCTCGCACACCTACCAGTGGATCAACGCCGCCGGTGAGCGCTTCTGGGTGAAGTACCACTTCACGTCCAACCAGGGCAACCACGAGATCAACGGTGCCGAGGCAGAGAAGATTGCCGGCGCCGACGCCGACTTCTACCGCCGCGACCTGTACGAGGCCATCGCCGAAGGCAACTTCCCGTCCTGGGACCTGCACGTCCAGGTCATGCCGTACGAAGATGCCAAGACGTACCGGTTCAACCCGTTCGACCTGACCAAGGTCTGGCCGCACGCGGACTACCCGCTGATCAAAGTGGGTACCCACACCCTGAACCGCAACCCGGAGAACTTCTTCGCGCAGATCGAGCAGGTTGCTCTGTCCCCCGCGAACCTGGTTCCCGGCATCGACGCCAGCCCGGACAAGATGCTGATGGCCCGCATCTTCTCCTACCCGGATGCACAGCGTTACCGCATCGGCGCCAACTACAACCAGCTGCCGGTGAACGCGCCGAAGGCTCCGGTCAACAACTACTCGCAGGACGGCGCCCTGCGCTTCTCTTACAACTCCCCGGAGACCCCGGTCTACGCGCCCAACACCCTGGGCGGCCCCGTAGCCGATGCCGCACGTGCCGGCGAGGGCTCCTGGGAGAGCGACGGCTCGCTGGTCCGCGCCGCCGCCACCCTGCACTCCGAGGACAGCGACTTCGGCCAGGCCGGCACGCTGTACCGCGAGGTGTTCGACGACGCCGCCAAGGAGCGTTTCCTGGAAACGATCACCGGTGCCGTCTCCGGCGTTCAGCGCCCGCACATCCGCGAAGCTGCGATCCAGTACTGGACCAACGTTGACGCGACCCTGGGCGAGAAGCTGCGCCTGAACCTCGCCTCCGGTGAAACCACGCCGATCGAGAAGGCTGAGTTCGTGGGCGTTGCCGAGTAA
- a CDS encoding prenyltransferase, which yields MSTTTRTAGSTLRMLLVSSRPLSWVNTAYPFAAAYLITTGGIDLAWVLGTLYFLIPYNLAMYGINDVFDYESDLHNPRKGGVEGAVLDRGFHRITLWAAVATNVPFLIALILLGNPLSWLVLAVSVFAVVAYSAPGLRFKERPFLDSITSSTHFVSPAVYGLVLAGAVFTPGLWAVLGAFFLWGMASQAFGAVQDVVPDREGGISSIATVLGAKAVVRIAAAAYLAGGLLMLLTPWPATLGGLLALPYILNLLPFLGISDADSERANAGWKRFLKLNFLTGFLVTMLIIWYWPNR from the coding sequence GTGAGCACAACCACCCGCACGGCGGGATCGACGCTGCGAATGCTGCTGGTCTCGTCCAGGCCGCTGTCCTGGGTGAACACCGCGTATCCGTTTGCCGCCGCCTACCTCATCACCACGGGCGGCATCGACCTGGCCTGGGTGCTGGGAACGCTGTACTTCCTGATTCCGTACAACCTGGCGATGTACGGCATCAATGACGTTTTCGACTATGAATCGGACCTGCACAACCCCCGCAAGGGCGGCGTGGAGGGCGCAGTCCTGGACCGCGGCTTCCACCGGATCACCCTGTGGGCCGCCGTCGCCACCAACGTTCCGTTCCTGATTGCTCTGATCCTGCTGGGCAACCCGCTGTCCTGGCTGGTGTTGGCCGTCAGCGTGTTTGCCGTGGTTGCATACAGCGCTCCCGGGCTGCGGTTCAAGGAGCGCCCCTTCCTGGACTCCATCACATCCAGCACCCACTTCGTCTCACCCGCGGTCTACGGGCTGGTGCTGGCGGGAGCCGTGTTCACGCCGGGGCTGTGGGCGGTGCTGGGCGCATTCTTCCTGTGGGGCATGGCCAGCCAGGCGTTCGGCGCCGTGCAGGATGTGGTGCCGGACCGCGAAGGAGGCATCAGCTCCATCGCTACGGTCCTCGGCGCCAAAGCCGTGGTCCGGATTGCCGCCGCAGCCTACCTCGCGGGAGGACTGCTGATGTTGCTGACCCCTTGGCCGGCCACCCTCGGCGGACTGCTGGCGCTGCCGTACATCCTCAACCTGCTGCCCTTCCTGGGAATCTCCGATGCGGATTCGGAGCGGGCGAACGCCGGTTGGAAGCGGTTCCTGAAACTGAACTTCCTTACCGGCTTCCTCGTGACCATGCTCATCATCTGGTACTGGCCCAACCGGTAG
- a CDS encoding lycopene cyclase domain-containing protein — MTYWALNAVFLVPAAAVLGLALARRSTTAAGGRRGMLAALGVTAVVLLILTAVFDNVMIAAGLFWYNPERISGAFIGSAPLEDFAYTVAAVLLLPALWMLLGKRSKTGKIPDAPINHREKQ, encoded by the coding sequence GTGACGTACTGGGCATTGAACGCAGTGTTCCTGGTTCCGGCCGCCGCAGTGCTGGGCCTCGCCCTGGCGCGGCGGAGCACGACGGCGGCGGGCGGCCGTCGAGGCATGCTGGCCGCGCTGGGCGTCACCGCCGTCGTTCTGCTGATTCTTACGGCCGTTTTCGACAACGTGATGATCGCCGCGGGACTGTTCTGGTACAACCCGGAACGCATCTCCGGCGCCTTCATCGGCAGCGCTCCGCTGGAAGACTTCGCCTACACAGTGGCGGCCGTGCTGCTGCTGCCGGCGCTGTGGATGCTGCTCGGAAAACGGAGCAAAACCGGCAAGATCCCCGACGCCCCCATCAATCACCGGGAGAAGCAGTGA
- a CDS encoding lycopene cyclase domain-containing protein: protein MGFLYLFLLLASIGCMVLLDHRFRLFFFADARRAAWVTGIGLAFFLLWDLGGIGLDIFYRGETPIMLGIVLAPHLPVEEVFFLGFLCYLTMVLYGLVSLVLNRAGEQRSHRQEAKR from the coding sequence ATGGGATTCCTCTATCTGTTCCTGCTGCTGGCCTCGATCGGCTGCATGGTGCTCCTGGACCACCGGTTTCGGCTCTTCTTCTTCGCCGACGCCCGGCGCGCCGCGTGGGTGACGGGAATCGGGCTGGCATTTTTCCTGCTCTGGGACCTGGGCGGCATTGGCCTGGACATCTTTTACCGCGGTGAAACGCCCATCATGCTCGGCATCGTCCTGGCACCTCACCTGCCTGTGGAGGAAGTCTTTTTCCTTGGCTTCCTCTGTTACCTGACCATGGTTCTGTACGGCCTGGTTTCCCTGGTGCTGAACCGCGCCGGAGAGCAGCGCAGCCATCGTCAGGAGGCGAAGCGGTGA